The Gymnodinialimonas sp. 57CJ19 genome includes a window with the following:
- a CDS encoding DUF6206 family protein: protein MSDLTSLIRVALAEGSTVPAERRYFGAPLMPVSGPLAGHYLTVYRGGRDPEVQELLARRHDAYVDCLRLAGIRVPETHLRLIDDAGVQRPVIVQKAVADDMMFEPLFRKAGPKAAIGLLDRVATDVAEFWRRVAQRPERVGFHARIERFGMDENGPLFLDTFPPLISYSRDEMGHLIQRFADNGLVRGLGKVLPGRLRDMQDRWYTPAGSVQTLIDGALRLRPDDAEDVLDWADGFAKTRLEGPWRNAVQAQLARQARAAKAAPGRWGAIAGRDRPHA from the coding sequence ATGTCTGACCTCACCAGCCTGATCCGAGTGGCCCTTGCCGAGGGCAGCACCGTCCCTGCGGAGCGGCGCTATTTTGGTGCGCCGCTGATGCCAGTGTCGGGGCCTTTGGCGGGGCATTACCTGACAGTTTATCGCGGCGGTCGTGACCCCGAGGTGCAAGAATTGCTGGCCCGTCGTCATGATGCCTATGTGGATTGCCTGCGGCTGGCGGGCATTCGCGTGCCGGAAACGCACCTGAGGTTGATCGACGATGCTGGCGTGCAGCGCCCGGTGATCGTGCAGAAGGCCGTGGCCGACGATATGATGTTCGAGCCCCTGTTTCGCAAGGCCGGCCCCAAGGCCGCAATTGGCCTGCTGGACCGTGTCGCAACGGATGTGGCCGAGTTTTGGCGCCGTGTCGCGCAACGTCCGGAACGGGTCGGCTTTCACGCCAGGATTGAACGGTTTGGCATGGATGAAAACGGGCCGCTGTTCCTGGACACTTTCCCGCCCCTGATCTCGTACAGCCGCGACGAGATGGGCCATCTGATCCAGCGTTTCGCGGATAATGGCCTTGTGCGGGGATTGGGCAAAGTTCTGCCGGGTCGCCTGCGCGATATGCAGGACCGGTGGTATACCCCCGCAGGCTCGGTTCAGACGCTGATCGACGGTGCACTGCGCCTGCGCCCCGATGATGCGGAAGACGTGTTGGATTGGGCCGATGGCTTCGCCAAGACCCGGCTGGAAGGGCCATGGCGCAACGCGGTGCAAGCGCAACTGGCGCGGCAGGCGCGGGCCGCGAAAGCCGCTCCGGGGCGTTGGGGTGCCATTGCAGGACGCGACCGCCCCCATGCCTGA
- a CDS encoding DUF427 domain-containing protein — translation MLPVENVSEYPRPPAVEPVALRLRAVFRGIPIADTQAGFRVIVADHAPAYYFPQSDILMSALVPVGHETFCNWKGRAVHYDLVINGRRASRAAWSFPAPTARYEPLRDYIAFFATALDAAHVGDNRVMPQPGDIYGGWVTPNLTGRIKGTFGR, via the coding sequence ATGCTACCTGTTGAAAACGTATCCGAATATCCGCGCCCTCCGGCGGTAGAGCCCGTGGCGCTTCGGTTGCGCGCGGTGTTTCGGGGTATCCCGATTGCTGACACGCAGGCAGGCTTTCGTGTGATCGTGGCGGACCACGCGCCCGCCTATTATTTCCCTCAATCCGATATCTTGATGTCTGCTCTTGTGCCGGTGGGGCACGAGACTTTTTGCAACTGGAAGGGCCGGGCGGTTCACTATGACCTTGTGATCAACGGCCGCCGTGCCAGCCGCGCGGCGTGGAGCTTTCCTGCCCCAACCGCCCGGTACGAGCCGCTGCGCGATTACATCGCCTTTTTCGCCACGGCGCTGGATGCTGCCCATGTGGGGGACAACCGCGTGATGCCGCAGCCCGGCGACATTTATGGCGGGTGGGTGACGCCCAATCTGACCGGGCGGATCAAGGGCACATTCGGGCGGTAG
- a CDS encoding pyridoxamine 5'-phosphate oxidase family protein, whose translation MAKRDPIRPTDDDARALARSLIDSARFAALAVLDPATGAPVVTRIALVPGPDGLPLTLISSLATHTSALEANPTCSLLIGEPGPKGDPLTHPRLTLQATAAPAQKAELRDHYLGLYPKAQLYYDFSDFQLIRFTPVSALLNGGFGKAFHLVPADLVAQTPQI comes from the coding sequence ATGGCCAAACGAGACCCGATCCGCCCCACCGATGACGACGCCCGCGCCCTTGCGCGATCGCTGATCGACAGCGCCCGTTTCGCCGCTCTCGCCGTGCTGGACCCGGCCACAGGCGCGCCGGTTGTGACCCGCATCGCCCTTGTTCCCGGCCCGGATGGCCTGCCGCTGACCCTGATTTCCAGCCTCGCCACCCACACCAGTGCCTTGGAAGCGAACCCGACATGTTCCCTCCTGATCGGAGAGCCCGGCCCCAAGGGTGATCCCCTCACCCATCCGCGCCTGACACTTCAGGCCACGGCCGCCCCGGCGCAGAAGGCGGAGCTGCGCGACCATTATCTTGGCCTCTACCCCAAGGCGCAGTTGTATTACGACTTTTCCGACTTCCAACTGATCCGGTTCACGCCAGTCAGCGCCCTTCTGAATGGCGGTTTCGGCAAGGCTTTTCACCTGGTGCCCGCCGATCTCGTGGCCCAAACGCCGCAAATCTGA